The genomic DNA atccAAAATCTTAAACAATACTAAAAATTATAACATGGGTCAGTTAGTTGTAAATATTgagattctaaaaacataaaaattacaagattatGGATTAAATTAATAAACTAAATGCCTAAAACCCTTATGTCCCGTGCgttttcttccttcttttttttctcaattcgattttgcatgtaaaaataaaagaaagaaatgatTTTGGTTGTTTATTACcattatctattattattattttagttaacTTATAAATATAACATGTATATAATATACACATGCATATATCATTAAGCCATGACCCGTTATCACCCAACCGTATAATTTATGGTATAATTCCTACCTTAGTcccttttatttaattcaatctACAATACAACTTTTAATCTTTTCACGGTTTAATCCCTGTATGTTAATAATTCCTAATTTCAtgaaatttacttatttaaaatttaattcacctCAAatataactccataaatatttacgagttcaGTTTACAAAAAATAGAGTCTCAAAACTATATCTTTCGTCACCCCTAACTATCGAATCGTTACATTTATCATATCAATCTTTATACAATTGGATTTGTTATCACATTGCAGATTTCCAACTCTTCTGATTTTGCATAGATTGTTCTTCATATGAATCACTATACAATTGGATTTGTTATCATATGTTTTGAATTTTGTTAgtctaaaaaaatttaattgtatcatttttttttatattaatacacattctttcAAATAGAGGTGTTCATGGTCGGTCAggcccaaccaaaattttaggcccgcgTGCTAGGCCTGGGCTCAGTCTGGTccaaaaaataagtttaaaatttttcccaagcCCGGTCCAGTTgtattaattttcttttatattattttaaaatatatataatacatcaaaaaatactaaaaacaatcACACTTAATGACGTAGTTTTACAACTCGGTTCCTACagttagagtagtgagaaatacacacctgataggagactggagttaatccacgcattaaaataaatatttccaaacaaattaaaaataaaatttaaaaaatatatatgcttaaataacactaacataggtacaacttaacaagcaaatgcctctaaaatagtaacaaaattaacaataaaacaatagttatacaataataacaaaatagtagcaacataatagtaaaattgtaGCAAAATGGTgaaaaaacaacaagaaaatagtaaaaaaaaaaaggagtaaaaaacaacaatttttttcattttagggttGGGCCAGGCTTGAGCCAAAAAAGTCTTACCTGAGGCCTAACctgttttttaaacgggccttattttttacTCAAGCCCATTTTTCAAGCTTATAATTTTACCCAAATTCTCCCATTTTTTGAGTGGGCTTTCCCAACCCGACCCATTAATAAGTTTACTcccaaataattaaaaaaaattactaaattttaattaaaagaacctttaccaaaaattaattatattcaattaatttttaaatattattatttttacctaACTAGAATAATTATTATCAAAAGGATTATATTTTTAACATTCATTTTCTAGCTCTAAAAGTCTCCTGATTATTGGAAAACTGTTATTAAAAAACTTAGTGTTAATATAGTAAACAAACCCTTAaattactatattttatttaaataaactcttaaattatttttatagttaaGTAAAcccttattttataatatttactcataaaattcattgattttaatattaaagtaaagttaTTTTGAATTCCAAGatgtttatattaatttattgttGATGCAATAGAAACACTTTGAAGAAATTTTAGAATATTATTTTATTCTACTTtcagaaaatattattttatttttatttaataaattattatagtCAAATTCACATcaacataaaatgaaaattaatttaaaaattcaaaatatttttactctaatattaaaatcaaaagtttttatgaataaaaattataagttaagagcttatttaactaaaaaaatagtATAATAACTTGTTTAAACCAAGATAATAGTTTAAGGACTTTTTAATATATTAACTAAAACTAAGTTTTAACTACAATAATatcaaaaatcataatttatgaaataaataaaaaactaattaCAATAACCTTTTTAAAAATTACATTACAAACGTAGGATCTACATTGCAGAAATCTACTGTTTCAGATGAAGATTTAGTTGTAGGTCTCCTTGATGTTGTATTTTCTTCTGTTACCAAATTCTACATAGacgttaaaatgaaaaattttcatttaaactgtttaaaattttagaattttaaattaataaaaataaaactatgcTTTGCCCTCTTAatgattataaaaattaatttaatttttaaaattaaaatataaattattaaaattatgaaattaaattttattatcataaaaattataatataattttagccctcctaaaaaattttctaacaaagaATTAACTTATATAGAGATGAGTTCTAATAGGAAATATTTGTATTTAATGTTTGTGAGAGGAGAATGTTTGGAATTACTATTTTAaacattaattattattaatattatagaTATATTTagtattaaaatagataaattagatataatattaaattcaaataaattatCTTAAACTTTTTACTCCAATAACTTTATTTGGGAGTTGAAAATATTATATATTCACAAAAACAATAATTGTACATGGACTAGAAAAATTAAGGAATATTCAAGTCCTTAAAAGGGTTAGCTATATCATAGTAATTATGTTGGAGTTAAGTCGTATAGTTTCTTATTTATTATGGCTTGGACTTTTTATGGTAGATATTGATGCACCGATtccctttttttatatttttagagaaAGAGAATGAGTATGTGATCTATTCAAAGTTGTCACCAATATGATAATAATGCATACTTATTTTCGTATTGAAGGAGTGACGGCCGATCTATATTACGatagataaataaatatttagatttctgtgattattttttaatagaaattttttaatataaaaaaaaacttattatGCAAAATACTACTTTTTAGAACGAGTTGAACGGATAGGCATTATTGGTGGAAAAAAAGTAATAAACAGGGGTTTATCCGACCCAATGCTACGAATGTTTGAAAACAAATAGAATATTTAGAAAATTGATCATTATAAGTATTATGAAGAATTTGATTGAAAAATCCGATGACAAAAGGAAGAAGATTCACTAATTTGTTATTTAGTCCAAATCAATAAAATGATGCAATCTATTCTTATTTTACCCTTAAATTGAAGTTAGCATAGCAAATTGACCCTATTTATCCCATAAGGCTCTCTAAGGATTccgttttatatattatatagatataaaattgtaatattttaaatatattactcCAATGTTGTGAAATATAAATATttagattaaataattaataatgtaaataaaaatGATAGATAATCTTAAGTTTAAAGCGTCATCTTCATAATAACTgtttcaaattaattttattatttaaaaaaattataatcatTAGTATCATCAGTAAATATTTCTAATTAAATTGAATATACTTCAATCATCGTGGATTTTTAAACCTTGTTTTTCAAGTAGTAAAagtttttaaagtgtaataaaataaaatattaaaaattatacaaatttaaaatttttgaagttaTAACTTTAAAGTTTATGTCATAATTCTTTTGTCTAACTTGTTTAATTCAGCACATGAGAATTTGTTGAATTTTAcgattttaatttgatttaatctctgataattttgatatattcaattttgtccctaattCAATTCTCATTACATTCAATTTCATCTCTGCATTTCATTTTGGCCTTATACGaattgtttttgttgttttattcatttatttgttgttttgtataatgcattacatatatattaattttaaaaatataaaaaatatcacaccaaacatttaaaaatattacatatatattaattttgaaaatataatataatcttttaaaattaatatattgtaGGGTAAACTATAATCAGTGTTACTCTAAAATAATGCTTATTCTATGTTcgtcattttaaatttttttctcaatttaattactttaattaagaTAATTGTTTGAACTAGTCACTGCTGTTAAAAATTCTGTTAATTAATATGACGCATTAGCCAATTGAATGATGATACGtgatattttttttacttttgactaAAACTTAGAAACCTCTATGTAATTATtctaaattttttctttctttctcttctcttctctctgtcatcttcaaagctCAAGCCTCTCCTTCACATTATCCACTACCAGAGAAACCAACGGGTGGCAGTAATGACGGTGTTGGCGAGGATCCTTCACAAAGCGCTAATAACTGCCCATGAGGTTGCCAAGTGACAATGAGAGGATGTTGATGTCGTCTTCGATGGCGTGTTCCATATAAGAGGCTTCTAGTATTGTTTTGTTCTATATAGATCTATCCATGGGTTGGGTTATCGACCTGTCCCGAAGGCCTACTTGAAAAATAGATTTGGGAAAaaaaggcccgtttagaaaatagGTCAGGCCTCGAGTAAGACTTTTTTTGCCTAAGCCTGACTCGGCTAGAATAtgcaaaatttttttttgttttttactgttttgttgtttgtttgttttttttttgctattttgctaccatttcactattatgttgttactattttaatgttattgtttggatattgtataagttttattttattgttaattttgttattattttagagacatttgcttgttaagttgcacctatcttagtgttatttaagtatacatattattttttaatttattttcaatttgtaaggaaacatttattttaatatttttagtattttgatatattatatattttataaaaaatcatataaaaattaatacaagCTAGATCAAACTCAAATTTTAGCATTTTATCTAACTTGAATTTAGACAaaattttaagcttattttttAGATAGACCCAAAcctaaaattttggttgagccCTACTCAACTCATAGACGCCTCTAGTTCTCTATCATTGTTGTATTTAACCAACTGAAAAGGGAAAACAAGAAGCATCAAATGGGCCAAGCTATTTTAAGATATAGAACAAGAGAACATAGAAACATTACAAAACCAGTAGAAGTCTCCTCGGTCTGCAGGACCGGTCTCCCTGGGCAGAGCAAAAACCATTATCCTTTAGTAGGCATCTTCATCCAAAAATCTTTTGGCTGCAATTGAAAAACATTTAGCAGTGTGTACTGAGATTAACAAAATCGTATCACTTTCAAGAGATAAAATCACCATTAAATTCTTAGTTTTTGGATGCTGTGTTGTAGAGAACAGAACTCCAGAgctgaaaaaaaaaatctatctATTATCATATCTACAAAAAAATGAACTTCAAAGAAAATTACAAGATACAGAAATCAATGAATCATCTTGTATATACTTCACTTGACATAGGGAATTCCGTTCTACAAATAAGATTTATTTTCATTGCATTTTATTAAGCATCCAACATGCCTTtccataaataaattatataatggtTGTTGGGAAACGGGTTGCTTCGGGTTCGACTTTCTAGCTGGTAAGGAATGCACCATCAAAGACGGCGTCGACGTCCTCTTGTTGTCACTCGGCGGCGGTGCTTCTTTCCTCACGGGCGGGAATTGGCGATCTGCGGAGTATCCTTGCCGGCGCCGTCATCGTTGCAACCAACTGGTTCCCTTGACGATTTAGAGACAATAAAAAAAAGGTGTCACATGTCGTAATTTAATTAGCAAATGTGCTGCATCAGCAATTTATTAATggattaacaaaatttttaactaTAGTGATTAGTTCGAACAATCATtagaatgattaaattgaaaaaaaaaattagagtgattaaaataaaacaaactcAATTTTAGAATGAACTTAGATAAAATTTACCCTATATTGTAATAGCATTAAAACGATAAATATATGCAATAAGGCCAACTATCCATATTAAAGCATAGCATTTTGATAAAAACAATGTACACATGTTACAACAACTTCCCCGTGTTTTTAGACCCAACATAAGGAAAAAGAGCCTGCTTTTCATTTTTTGCTTCAAAATTTAGtaattccatttttttttctttttcatttttcatgcCTTTTTAGCTTTTTGTTCATgccattgtttttcttttttcagaTCTCAAATCTGAGATTTCCATAGTTTCAAAGTTTATATAAAAGAATTTCATGCCATATTCATATTTTTCATTCCATTTACTTTTTCTTATATAATgagttttatatttttcatacCATTTGCACACCAACATTGTTGTTGCGTTTTACTTTTATGAATCATATGATTCTAGTcgcatttgattttttttttttagttatgttataaaattcatacatattacttaaattttagttttaatattattatagaaTACatcatttcaaatcaaaattgtttattactttaattaattaattaataatcaaatttcTTTCTTTAGATCAATTATGAAAAAAATTTTCATTGCTATTGTATTTGTTTTATAGaaaacacttttgaaaaatgacttTAGGAAAATTGatcaaataatgaaaaatattttatctgAATCATTCAAACATCGAAAAAtatcatttttttcaaaaatcaattttaagtaaaaatttaaCACCAAACAAATAAATCCTTAAACTCAGTTTATTTAACgagttaattaaagataaatttaattaaaaatataaactaaataGAATAAATATAGGATTAAGGATAAAAAAATGTTTTTAGTATCTTATAATTACTCCAAAAAATCAACTAGGCTATTTCATTAACGGAAACTATCAATTGATCGATAATGGCACTGTTTagtaaaaatttgaaaaattaggtATATTTACATcagcaaattttaaaaatctataaaaatatttaaaattaaaaattataatttataaaaatattaataattaatttccttatatatactttatacttttgtttttattttcttttatctttCTCTCACCTCTCTCTGCGTACAATGGCACCCTGTTCATTTTGAATTCTGTCAAGATCTTTGTGCAAGTTTTTACAAGCTTTCGTAAAAcacaaaaaccaaaattttctttttaacttttacatatttaaataattattaatatttttataattttgcagTAACTAAAATGAATCTAAATATCCATTTGTTGGTAATTATTTCTTTAGATTCATtctaaatatgtattttattaaaaattgttttaaaatattttacatatttaaattcTAGATATCCAAATTTTTTCACTCAAAGATTTCTCATTCAACAATTATTTGATACTTCTAAGTTAAAAGAAGAAATAAATTTGATGTTAGATAttcaaaccctaatatttataaaagaaatacttatttaaattaaataacataaCAAAAACTCTAAAAGTTAACATAAAACTTAATATATCGAAATTGTTTCATGAGATAATGATGGTAACTTCATTAAAAAGTGTCAAGAATGAACAAACTTCCTCAACCCGCTCTTAGTTTTCATTATTTGGCAAGTTTTTGTAACTTGCACCCCTTTGAGCATATCATGGAAAGtctaaattgatagaatatgtaaatCAAAACATTTCTTTATAAAATATGAATTAGTTTGAAGAATGTCTctattttaaaagttgaaagtTTTTATCAAGAAGtttgaggatcaaattgatagaatttgtaaatgtgaagtgttgaatttattgaattatttagaattaggatcaaaaTGATAGAATATGTAAGTATTGATCATCAAATTTAACGGTGGGTGACCAAAACAGGAACAAATTCAAATGTTAAtgcctaaattaaaaaaaaaattatagtggATGACCAAAACATTAAAATAGGTAATCAggatatttctttaaaaaaatatgtattagtttaaataaaaattcattGCTTTTGCACCAAATCCACCAATTATTGTAGTAAATTATTGAAGTCTAAAATCTAGTTTAAATTTCCTTTATCCTAAACTTGAGTGTCGTTACATTTCCATTACCAAAAAATGTCTTTCTTTTTACATTTCTCAAGAACCTTTACTTTCGCTACATTTCCATTGCCTCATACTTTACTTGCCTTTCTCTTTTTCATTTCCCCACTTCCCAAATGGCGCAAAAACTAAATATTGAAAAATACCAAAAAGATGGCTTATTATGTTTTAGTTTAGCTAGCATGAACATGGGAGATAATTGTGGACACTTAAAATTTGACTGTTCACCAAGTAAAAGAACCTCTCATATTACTTTAAAATTTAGAATAACATAAATTTCCTTTTAGAAAAGAACTTCCAAGTTAATAATTTTAGAGCTTGGCCCCATAATTCCCGGTAGTTTTGATGCAacaattttcaaaaagataaaatgACACAGAGACCATAGTTGAAGTAGGGCCAGTTTGAGTTTCCCTTCCCCAATGTCATTTGACAACTAATTTGGCTTTACCTTTACTGACCCTCCACTCCtcatcttcttttcttttttgagaAGCAAAATTTCACACAAAAGAGGAGGAAAATATCCTCCATGTTACACCAAACGGATGCCATGTGCCATGGGGAAGACCCAAATACAGGACATGAAATGCAACACTAGCAATCCCTAACGAAATAAACATGCCAATTTGAAGTTTAATTTTCTACAACAAAGGTTTACAGAATATGACGTTATGCTTGCCAGTCTATTATTGATAATCAATTATGTTCCATGATTAAAATTACTGTCACTCGAGAGAGAAGATTGCGGATGGATTCCAGTAATACAGTAAAAAGCACGAGCCAACCGCTTCCCAAATCTTCTGAGGTCTAATCTCACAGTTTGATCCTCAAGATAGATCTTCTTTGTGTATTCCCATCCCTTTTTGGTAAAACTCGAAGGGTTTCTCAAAACAGGATCATCTttatcatattcatcaaacaacGAGCTCTCTCTACCCATGATTTTATACCCAATATACTTCAAACCCAGCTTCCTTGCAGGATCCCCATAGTACGTCTCGGCTGCCCATTCCGTTCCTAGGGGAATAACTTGAATCAAAACAGAGCCTGGTTTCATGAACAGAAAATGAGTCATGGCTGCACCATGGACGCCAATCATGACATCACTTGAATTAAGTGATCGATAAATCTTTGCTAACTCTGTCGTTCGTTCAGGCCTCAGGACTTGAACTTGAAACCCCATTTCCTCGGATGTTTTCACTAAACTGTTCTCATTCATTATTGCTCTAGAACCATTTCGAGACAAGATCACCAACTTTGGTTTCCTTGCTTGATGATCAAATACAGATCCTGATGTTGGGCTTCTGGACATTTTCTTATCTACTGTTTCTTGTTCCTCTTCCTGAATCAAACCTCTAATTCTAGGCCAGTATGCTCTATCCAGAAGGTTTCGAAAATCAACAATACTCTCATTGCTTCTCATTAATGAAGAGTCCACAGTGAGCTCATCATGTATCCTTAGACCGATGATGGCCTCAGTAAAGCAGTGCGTCCTGTTGTCTCCGACAAAGTCTATTAcgggatggtctgagagatgcgAAATGATGTCACCATACTTCATCACCCACCAATTACGATAATCAAGAATAAAAAACACAACCTTCTTGTTGAAATGCTGTGAAGTGATGTACAAAGGC from Gossypium arboreum isolate Shixiya-1 chromosome 9, ASM2569848v2, whole genome shotgun sequence includes the following:
- the LOC108455913 gene encoding xylan glycosyltransferase MUCI21: MVHHHRYNLLKKGGDEEAGTLVFLYYRRRRPNLLSVLFLSLLSCTFILAPHLFSASSYLSHLCSFGVQNEGFVGNIDVNAPLCSSIPNGRICCDRSHFRSDICFMKGDVRTHSPSSSVFLYSSKSNNGFISYVSSMIDDGEQEEHDELQHEKIKPYTRKWETSIMDTIDELDLISKRANLGVHHPCNVIHNVPAVIFSTAGYTGNLYHEFNDGIMPLYITSQHFNKKVVFFILDYRNWWVMKYGDIISHLSDHPVIDFVGDNRTHCFTEAIIGLRIHDELTVDSSLMRSNESIVDFRNLLDRAYWPRIRGLIQEEEQETVDKKMSRSPTSGSVFDHQARKPKLVILSRNGSRAIMNENSLVKTSEEMGFQVQVLRPERTTELAKIYRSLNSSDVMIGVHGAAMTHFLFMKPGSVLIQVIPLGTEWAAETYYGDPARKLGLKYIGYKIMGRESSLFDEYDKDDPVLRNPSSFTKKGWEYTKKIYLEDQTVRLDLRRFGKRLARAFYCITGIHPQSSLSSDSNFNHGT